The genomic interval CTAAGGAGCCACAGAGGCCTGCTTCCCCATCTCTTGACCACAGTTACTTTAAACGTATGCGTCTTGAAATAGAATCACCTGGGGAAACATCAACCTCCATTTCTGCTACTCCTCAGGAAGTCATTGATCAAGActctactaaaaacatttttccagccGAGGGCTTAAATTCTATTTCGGATGTCCTTTTTTTTGATGTTGGTGGGACTGAACATGCAGAATGTGAAATTGAAACCACTGGAGAAAGTAGTTTGAATTTAGACCAAACAGGCTTTCAGTCACTAATGCCTCCATTAAAGCGTAAGTACAGTTCCAGAAGCACAAGAGCAGTGGGAACCTTTATGGAGCCTTTTAAttcaaaaagacataaatctataCAGTTTGAGAAACGATTTGGTACATCCAACAAAAAGATTCAAGTATGCTGCAGAAAGGATTACAATTCTGTAGGTATTCAGTGTAATCTTGGAGAACTCCCAGCTTTACCATATTTGCATGTTAAACAAGAATCAACAGTTGGTCAGCACACTAGGATTGAATTACAACGCAATGTTATGCAATCCCCATTTATGCAAGACAGAGCATTGGAATCCCACAATAATGAACCTTATGACCAAATTACAGTGGGTATTGTTCCTAATCTAACAGGGTTGTCACCTTACCATACCGTTCCAAGACAGGAGACAAATATTACTGGACAACTTTTAATGGATTGTGAACCTGAGGACAATCTTGAATCTTTGCTACCCCGTGAGAGCTACAGGACCAGTATTAAGGAAGAGGATCAGTATGCACAGGACATGGCGGAGGATGAAGACTTATTTGTGGATCCAAACAATCCTGACTCCTCTTTTGTGTTACTCCAGGATGTCCCTGGCAAAAATGAACATGctacagaaaataaatttttaGTATTTCAGTCTTGTCTAGATGAGCTGCTCTGGAACTCAAAGTGTAAAGCAGTTAGTGGCTGCTCTGGAACAATTATTAAACTGCACAAATATCAGGTTGGTTCAGCCCTTGTGGTCAATGGTTTCTGTTCAAATAATCACAGACATAGACTGTGGGCAAGTCAGCCGTTCACTGGAAGAACGCCTGTTGGAAACTTGCTGCTGTCAGCTGCAACTGTGTGCAGTGGAATAAACTATGAAAAAATGgccaaattttttgaaaatcttTCAATGCCTAGTATCTCTAAAACCACACACTGTCAATACcagcaaaatattatattcccaaCTATTAATTACCACTGGCAACAGGAAAGACAATCTGTCATAAAGTCACTGGGAAAAAAAGCGGTAGCACTGGCAGGAGGTAGTCAGTGTGATTCTCCTGGGTTAAAATATTGCACTTATACTTTAATGGAGGTTGAAAGCCAGAAGATTGTTGACCTTCAGGTGGAGCAGTTTCAGCCAGGGGTATCATCAGGTACCTtagaaaataaagcttttaaaatagCTTTAGATCGTCTGCTAGCCGATAATGTGAACATAAAGGTAATAGCCACAGACAGACATGTTGGAATAAGGAAAACATTGCAGCAGAATTACCAAGCAATAAAGCATGAATTTGATATCTGTCATTTGGCCAAGTCAATAGAATCCAAATTAATAACTGCCAGCAAATCAAGATGTTTACGCCAACTTTCAGATTGGATTCCGCTGGCAAAAAAACATCTTTGGTGGTGTTCTATGACATGCCACCAGAACTCAGAATTACTGAAAGAGAAATGGTTGTCCATTGTATATCACTCAGCAAATATTCACCAGTGGCCAAACAACAGAATGTACCACTTCTGCCAACACCCTCCAATATCAgctaaagaggaaaaaaaatatgggtgGCTTACCTTGGGTTCTGCAGCTCATCAAAAGCTTAAAGAAATTGTGCAGGACCCCCAACTTCTTTATGATCTCCAACACCTATCACATTTTCCCCATAGTGGCAGCCTAGAAGTATATAGCAGTATGTCCCTCAAGTATGATTCTAAAGGGCACCCCTTCTATTTAGATGCAGCAGTTGCTCAATCACAGTTGGCTGCTCTAGATCACAACAGCAACATCAAATGCTTGCAAGCCTTGGTGACAAAACCTACTCAGATTGAAAAAGTTGGAACTTCGAGGTACAGATCTTCATATAACAAAGCAAAGAAAGATTCGGTGATATCCAAGCTGTACAACCAAACCACTCAGAAATTTATAAAGGGTATATTATCAGATATCCTCTCTTTTGCTTCAGGAAGGACATTCAAAAATCCCAGAAAATACTGCTTTAATATAAGGGCCTGACGAAAAGGAATGGCAGGAGAAATTTCTCTCCCATTTTAACTAAAGTTATTGAGAAAACTATGACGGTTCTCTGTTAATCCAGTTGTTTTTTGTGAGAGTCTGTCTAcaattcacaaagaaaaaatgaactAATTATGTGTataccatgtatatatttttttacttatttttagtaatttattgttGGTTAATACACTCTAGATAACCTTAGTTTTGTAATTGCTGGTCCAACATGTTTACACATGCTTTTATCTTCAATAAAGTTTGTAAGAAAAATCCTTAGTTTCTGTTTATCTTCTTTTGTgtatcccccctcccccaaacaaAAACAGAGATCTGTGATTGGCaccaatatatactttattattttaatattgaatcTTTTGCAAGTTACCAGTTTTaagtatttaaataacataacCTTCTCTTTAGTAAGATGTGCTTTGCTAAGTTATCAACATCTACCTGTCCCTGCCAAATTTTTGCGCTTTCACAAATTATAGCAcagaaaaagtgttttaaagtgttgtttaaagtgttttaaactaCCCTCCATATACTTCATATAGTAATAAAGTGAGAAAAAAGCAAGCAGTACACTCGTCTCTCCTTGCTTTCAGTCACAGGCGCTGCCCTTGCCTTTTACAGGTTCTgcatcttcagccttcttgattggccagttgAGAATGTTGTGACGCCCGCACTTAGGCACTGGACCTAATTCGTTTCTGGCAGCCAGGGGTATGCTGGGATTCCTGGCACTAGACTCTGAGCTGTGCATACGCAGGTCATtgtactatgaaaaaaaaattgcgagcaggcaactttgttttattgcagaaggtgcaTTGGCTGGGGTATATTTTATCAATAGAGAGTTGttgttatacataaaataataaccCTGCAAATGAAtggataaaaacagaaataaatgtttttcacttatttttttactttacttttttgtttaggttttagatttagacaaaaaaagtaaacaaaatgaacatttgaatatctaaaaacaaatagGTTTGATGATCAGGTGATGATCCAAATGAACATAAAATGGAATACCGCTGCAAGACATATGACTGTCAGTATTCTATTatctatatacacataaaaaaagccTGATCAACTATTCAAATAAAGTAGTTTCAATGTAAACTTCATTCAGTCTAAATTTGCCCACATCTTTCTACAATGTCTCAGTTGGCAGTTTTAGAGGAATTTGGGCATCTTTATGATAGGTTGATTAGCAAAAGCTAGCTGAATTTGAGGTGTATTTATAACTTATTTGACTTAAATTCGCCCCCCCCAATTCATTATAATACacagcatttactattgtgactacTGTGTACTTTTGAAAATGGGCCACTTGGGCCAATGAGTGGaattaaaacaagaaatgtaGATGGATTCAAATGGCTGTGAATAGTCATTCagctaaatcatttataaatatacctcttTATGTCcaaggtttttttatatatatatatatatatagagagagagagagagagagagagaaagattcTTTATTGTGGCATTTATACCTGTTGTAGCTATTTAAAGACTCCaggaatatattatttgtaaagtcATAACCTTCTATAGACAATAAATTGAtgaggatttttttacattagcGTATATACTCGAGTAAAAGTCGATCTGAGTTTAAGTCGGGGtccctatttttaccttggaaaaaaggaaaaattgattgattcAAGTATAAGATGAAAGTGGAAAATGCTGCAGCAACCTTTTAACCtaatgcagatagtgacctggcctaGTGCTTCAAAAGCCAGGgagctaacctctaagccacacTGCAACCCATGGCCTGTGCAAACATAGCCTAACTTTTCTGTATGGCATTAGGTAAATCACTTGCTGACTATTTGTCTGTATTAGGCTGTCTGTTacattacacacagtgccccTCTCTTTGGATGATTGTCTTTATAATGCTttatcatttcttcttttatcattttttatttaaaaagggtgaCATCATTCTTACAGGGTATAGtggatgaacattttttaattgatacaTATGCAATGCATTATACATAAGttgtaaacatgtattttttattttcccttaaaGATCTTGACatgcaaaaattagaaaaaaacccAATGACATTTGAATTAATAATTCagttaaaaggaaacaaaacagtAGCACATTAACAAAATTCCCACACAGAAAGACCATTCCTGAGATTACATATTTTAACTTAAAGATAAGATGCCTATTCCTAATTACAAGTCGGATGGATAATCGATGCAATACTTTTATACCACAGAAGTTAacataccaatttatttttttattaacaactgcttaaaaaaaattaattcattgACACATGGCAAATTCTGCTTTCATGTCATCCAGTGCTCTGTAAAAGTGCTGTAGATCTCTCAATCCCTTGGCCATTAAATAGGCCTATTTGGACAGTGGTGAAGACTTGCATGCCCTCTCCTATCCTTCATTTCTAGGAACATGTGATGGAACATCCAACTATGTTTTTACAGAGTGCTGAAGGACAGTGCAGGCATGTTTATATGTCAGCACTGAAGGTATGtgttcaagattttttttttacctttttttttttaaaagaacagggCAAAGAGgtaaatacacaattgaaatacTTATATGTAAAAAGTATTTCTACCAAAAATTTACAGTTCTGTTTAGCCAGTc from Pyxicephalus adspersus chromosome 4, UCB_Pads_2.0, whole genome shotgun sequence carries:
- the LOC140329176 gene encoding uncharacterized protein codes for the protein MPSCMVKTCTFSWREKDQDVTLHVFPRNPDMIAKWLRKIHYEEHTIEELTMKILGSKTGGYRICSRHFTESDYEQRGPNRYLKKDAYPTPYSSKEPQRPASPSLDHSYFKRMRLEIESPGETSTSISATPQEVIDQDSTKNIFPAEGLNSISDVLFFDVGGTEHAECEIETTGESSLNLDQTGFQSLMPPLKRKYSSRSTRAVGTFMEPFNSKRHKSIQFEKRFGTSNKKIQVCCRKDYNSVGIQCNLGELPALPYLHVKQESTVGQHTRIELQRNVMQSPFMQDRALESHNNEPYDQITVGIVPNLTGLSPYHTVPRQETNITGQLLMDCEPEDNLESLLPRESYRTSIKEEDQYAQDMAEDEDLFVDPNNPDSSFVLLQDVPGKNEHATENKFLVFQSCLDELLWNSKCKAVSGCSGTIIKLHKYQVGSALVVNGFCSNNHRHRLWASQPFTGRTPVGNLLLSAATVCSGINYEKMAKFFENLSMPSISKTTHCQYQQNIIFPTINYHWQQERQSVIKSLGKKAVALAGGSQCDSPGLKYCTYTLMEVESQKIVDLQVEQFQPGVSSGTLENKAFKIALDRLLADNVNIKVIATDRHVGIRKTLQQNYQAIKHEFDICHLAKSIESKLITASKSRCLRQLSDWIPLAKKHLWWCSMTCHQNSELLKEKWLSIVYHSANIHQWPNNRMYHFCQHPPISAKEEKKYGWLTLGSAAHQKLKEIVQDPQLLYDLQHLSHFPHSGSLEVYSSMSLKYDSKGHPFYLDAAVAQSQLAALDHNSNIKCLQALVTKPTQIEKVGTSRYRSSYNKAKKDSVISKLYNQTTQKFIKGILSDILSFASGRTFKNPRKYCFNIRA